One region of Limnospira fusiformis SAG 85.79 genomic DNA includes:
- a CDS encoding acetate kinase produces the protein MKILVLNAGSSSQKSCLYDLNGDSLPSSPLEPIWEAAIDWGMPPFGEMKVKANGVKSESKIDSEQKAEAIGKMLNSLIEGETKVLNSLGEINVVGHRVVHGGTDYSRATIIDEQVKEAIARLIPLAPAHNPSHLQGISAIEKVLGNVPQVAVFDTAFHSQMPLYAAVYPIPYEWFTKGIRRYGFHGTSHKYCGQRAAQLIGKPLESLRLITCHLGNGCSLAAIRDGISVNTTMGFTPLEGLMMGTRSGSIDPAILIFLMREYGWDSDRLNQMLNQQSGLKGITGISGDMRYVQEEQNSGNERAILAFEMFIHRLRTGIGSMLASLGGLDGLVFTAGIGEHAGLVRQETCKDFEFIGLKLDPDKNRNIKGDGNIAASDSQVPIFVIHTEEDWAIATECWHLLKS, from the coding sequence ATGAAAATTCTTGTTTTAAATGCTGGTTCAAGTTCCCAAAAAAGCTGCTTATATGATCTGAACGGAGATAGCCTACCATCATCTCCCCTAGAACCTATTTGGGAGGCGGCTATTGATTGGGGAATGCCACCTTTTGGGGAAATGAAAGTGAAAGCCAATGGGGTGAAATCGGAGAGTAAAATTGATTCGGAACAGAAGGCAGAAGCCATTGGCAAAATGTTAAATAGCCTGATAGAAGGGGAGACTAAAGTCCTCAATAGTCTGGGGGAAATTAATGTAGTTGGTCATCGGGTAGTACATGGAGGAACTGACTATTCTAGGGCGACTATAATTGATGAGCAGGTGAAAGAGGCGATCGCCCGATTAATCCCCCTAGCTCCGGCTCATAACCCCTCTCATTTACAGGGAATTTCAGCCATAGAAAAGGTGTTAGGAAATGTGCCACAGGTGGCGGTATTTGATACAGCCTTTCATAGTCAAATGCCCTTATATGCGGCGGTTTATCCGATTCCTTATGAATGGTTTACTAAAGGGATTAGGCGCTATGGTTTTCATGGTACAAGCCATAAATATTGCGGACAGAGAGCAGCTCAATTAATTGGGAAACCATTGGAGTCTTTGCGGTTAATTACTTGCCATTTAGGGAATGGTTGTTCTTTGGCAGCTATTCGGGATGGAATTAGTGTGAATACTACTATGGGATTTACCCCCTTAGAAGGTTTGATGATGGGAACTCGGAGTGGTTCGATTGACCCAGCAATTTTGATTTTTTTGATGCGGGAATATGGTTGGGATAGCGATCGCCTTAATCAAATGCTAAATCAACAATCGGGGTTAAAGGGAATTACCGGAATATCTGGAGATATGCGCTATGTTCAAGAGGAACAGAATAGCGGCAACGAACGGGCGATCTTAGCCTTTGAGATGTTTATTCACCGCCTGCGAACTGGGATAGGTTCAATGTTAGCCAGTTTAGGGGGACTAGATGGTTTAGTGTTTACGGCAGGTATTGGAGAACACGCAGGTTTAGTGCGTCAAGAAACCTGCAAAGATTTTGAATTTATCGGACTCAAATTAGACCCCGATAAAAACCGCAACATTAAAGGAGATGGTAACATCGCCGCCAGTGATTCCCAAGTGCCGATATTTGTGATCCACACCGAGGAAGATTGGGCGATCGCCACTGAATGCTGGCATTTACTAAAATCCTAG
- the larE gene encoding ATP-dependent sacrificial sulfur transferase LarE: MVIEKLQQLQSLFAEMEQALIAYSGGIDSTLVAKIAYDILGDRALAVTAVSPSLLPEDLEDARIQAAMIGISHEEIYTQEMANPNYTANPVNRCYFCKSELHDQLKPLARQRGYLYIVDGVNADDLQDYRPGVQAAKERGVRSPLAEVGVTKAEVREISKYLGLSCWDKPSQPCLSSRFPYGEEITIAKLQRVGRAEVYLRRLGWQNLRVRSEGDTARIELPPAQIQEFIIQNDLPLLVKTFQELGFVYVTLDLEGYRSGKLNQVLQPELLVTYT, encoded by the coding sequence ATGGTGATCGAGAAATTACAACAACTTCAATCCCTATTTGCTGAAATGGAGCAGGCATTAATTGCCTATTCGGGAGGAATAGATAGTACGTTGGTGGCGAAAATTGCCTATGATATTTTGGGCGATCGCGCTTTAGCTGTCACCGCTGTTTCGCCTTCCCTGTTACCGGAAGATTTGGAAGATGCTCGCATTCAGGCGGCGATGATTGGCATATCTCATGAGGAAATCTACACTCAGGAAATGGCTAATCCTAATTACACCGCTAACCCGGTTAACCGTTGTTATTTCTGCAAAAGTGAACTGCATGACCAGCTTAAACCCTTAGCTAGACAACGGGGTTATTTATACATAGTTGATGGTGTGAATGCTGATGATTTGCAGGACTATCGCCCGGGAGTGCAAGCCGCTAAGGAAAGGGGAGTGCGATCGCCTTTAGCAGAGGTGGGAGTTACTAAAGCTGAGGTACGGGAAATCTCTAAATATCTGGGGTTAAGTTGCTGGGATAAGCCTTCTCAACCTTGTTTAAGTTCCCGTTTTCCCTATGGAGAAGAAATCACGATCGCTAAATTGCAGAGGGTCGGACGTGCTGAGGTTTATTTGCGCCGTTTGGGTTGGCAAAATCTGCGGGTGCGCTCCGAGGGAGACACGGCTAGGATTGAACTGCCACCAGCACAAATTCAGGAGTTTATAATTCAAAATGATTTGCCACTTTTAGTGAAAACTTTTCAGGAATTGGGTTTTGTATATGTTACCTTAGACCTAGAAGGATATCGTAGTGGTAAATTAAATCAAGTATTACAACCGGAACTCCTCGTTACCTACACCTAA
- a CDS encoding NIL domain-containing protein produces the protein MKKRVTLTFPKRSVQMPITYRLAKDFNVAANIIRAQVAPNQVGKLVVELSGDIDQLEAAIDWMQSQNVTVSLASREIIIDEQSCVDCGLCTGVCPTEALTLNPETFYLTFTRSRCIVCEQCIPTCPLQAISTNL, from the coding sequence ATGAAAAAACGAGTCACTTTGACTTTTCCCAAACGTTCAGTGCAGATGCCAATTACCTACCGACTGGCCAAAGATTTTAATGTAGCTGCTAATATTATTAGAGCGCAAGTGGCCCCTAATCAGGTAGGAAAACTGGTAGTAGAGTTATCGGGAGATATAGACCAACTCGAGGCGGCGATCGATTGGATGCAATCTCAAAACGTGACAGTTTCCCTAGCCAGTCGAGAAATTATCATTGATGAACAAAGCTGCGTAGACTGTGGACTATGTACAGGTGTATGTCCGACAGAAGCACTAACTCTCAATCCCGAAACCTTTTATTTAACATTTACGCGATCGCGTTGTATTGTGTGTGAACAGTGTATTCCCACCTGTCCCCTACAAGCGATTTCCACCAATTTATAA
- a CDS encoding thioredoxin family protein — protein MSTNPSDSSLTTSSFTTRLRNFLIALVAIVLSVLVFWGFRTNATSISLTELATESTPLEVALSNGKPTLMEFYANWCTTCQAMAEDMADLRDSYGDRINFVMLNVDNTKWLPEILKYRVDGIPHFVFLNDQAEVMGEAIGEIPRPNLGSRLDALIAGNLMPTVETMGQVSTFKAPVVPSGDANTDPRAHGSQVKL, from the coding sequence ATGAGTACAAATCCATCTGATTCTAGTTTAACTACTTCTTCATTCACAACTCGTTTGAGAAACTTTCTGATTGCTCTTGTGGCAATTGTTCTCAGTGTCTTGGTTTTTTGGGGTTTCCGAACTAATGCTACCTCTATATCTTTAACGGAACTGGCCACGGAATCAACCCCTCTTGAGGTGGCTTTGAGTAATGGTAAACCGACTTTGATGGAGTTTTATGCTAATTGGTGTACAACCTGTCAGGCTATGGCTGAAGATATGGCAGATCTGCGCGATAGTTATGGCGATCGCATTAATTTTGTCATGCTCAATGTTGATAATACTAAATGGCTCCCGGAAATTCTCAAGTATCGAGTTGATGGGATTCCCCATTTTGTCTTTCTCAATGATCAAGCTGAAGTTATGGGGGAGGCGATCGGAGAAATTCCCCGACCTAACCTAGGGTCTCGTTTAGATGCTTTGATCGCTGGTAATTTGATGCCAACAGTCGAAACTATGGGGCAGGTTTCCACTTTTAAAGCCCCTGTTGTCCCCTCTGGGGATGCTAACACCGATCCTCGCGCACACGGTAGCCAAGTCAAACTCTAA
- the iscB gene encoding RNA-guided endonuclease IscB: MSNHVFVLDTNRKPLTPCKPGMARSLLKAGKASVFRRYPFTIILNKEVDANPEPLELKLDPGSKVTGIALKQGNHIIFAAELQHRGQQIKEALLSRRQLRRSRRNRKTRYRPARFLNRTRPEGWLAPSWQHRVDTLMTWVHRFRRLAPVGRITQELVRFDLQLMENPEISGVEYQQGELQGYEIREYLLEKWGRTCAYCGAQNVLLEVEHIQPRSKGGSDRVSNLTMACHSCNQAKGNGDIRDFLSGQPDVLSRLLRQAKSPLKDAAAVNSTRWALFKALKATGLPVTTGTGGQTKFNRLRLNLPKAHWLDAACVGPVESLEVLTSKPLLILAKGHGTRQMCGTNKYGFPNRHRSRRQIHKGFQTGDMVTALVTAGKKIGSYLGRVLCRASGSFDITTASVRVAGISHKYCQPIHRKDGYAYA; encoded by the coding sequence ATGTCTAACCATGTTTTCGTTTTAGATACCAACCGCAAGCCCCTGACACCGTGCAAGCCAGGGATGGCACGATCACTGCTCAAAGCCGGGAAAGCATCGGTATTTCGACGCTACCCATTCACCATTATTCTAAACAAGGAGGTTGACGCTAATCCTGAACCCCTCGAACTCAAATTAGACCCAGGCTCTAAAGTCACTGGAATTGCCTTGAAGCAAGGGAATCATATTATCTTTGCTGCCGAGTTGCAGCACCGAGGACAGCAGATTAAAGAAGCATTGCTCTCTCGTCGTCAACTCCGACGTTCTCGACGAAACCGCAAGACCCGATATCGACCAGCTCGGTTCTTGAATCGGACTCGTCCCGAAGGTTGGTTAGCTCCCAGCTGGCAGCATCGAGTAGATACTCTAATGACCTGGGTTCACCGATTTCGTAGACTTGCCCCAGTTGGCCGCATTACCCAAGAGCTAGTACGGTTCGACCTGCAATTGATGGAAAACCCTGAGATTTCAGGTGTTGAGTATCAGCAGGGAGAATTACAAGGCTATGAAATCAGGGAATACCTGTTGGAAAAGTGGGGCAGAACCTGTGCTTACTGTGGGGCTCAAAATGTACTACTTGAAGTTGAGCATATCCAGCCTCGCTCTAAGGGTGGCTCTGACCGGGTTTCTAACCTGACGATGGCTTGCCACTCATGCAATCAAGCCAAAGGCAATGGGGACATTCGGGATTTTTTATCGGGCCAGCCTGATGTCCTGAGTCGTCTTCTCAGGCAGGCCAAATCACCCCTTAAAGATGCGGCTGCCGTTAACTCGACCCGATGGGCCTTGTTCAAGGCTCTGAAAGCAACAGGACTCCCAGTTACCACAGGAACGGGCGGACAAACGAAGTTCAATCGACTGAGGCTCAACCTACCTAAAGCTCACTGGCTTGATGCTGCCTGTGTTGGACCAGTCGAATCACTGGAAGTTCTGACTTCAAAACCGTTGCTGATTTTAGCAAAGGGGCATGGAACCCGTCAGATGTGCGGGACGAATAAGTACGGATTCCCGAATCGTCACCGCTCCAGGAGGCAAATTCATAAAGGCTTTCAGACTGGCGACATGGTGACGGCACTGGTCACAGCGGGGAAGAAAATTGGCTCATATCTAGGACGGGTTCTCTGCCGTGCGTCTGGTAGTTTTGATATTACCACCGCTTCGGTACGGGTGGCAGGCATCAGCCACAAATACTGCCAACCCATTCACAGGAAGGATGGTTACGCCTATGCTTGA
- the pdhA gene encoding pyruvate dehydrogenase (acetyl-transferring) E1 component subunit alpha: MVKERTVPSFQVDSVVITREEGLMLYEDMVLGRLFEDKCAEMYYRGKMFGFVHLYNGQEAVSTGVIRSMRRDQDFVCSTYRDHVHALSAGVTAREVMAELFGKATGCSKGRGGSMHMFSSQHNLLGGFAFVAEGIPVATGAAFQSKYRREVMGDESSDTVTACFFGDGACNNGQFYECLNMATLWKLPILFVVENNKWAIGMAHERATSDPEIYKKGPAFGMPGYEVDGMDVLAVREVAQKAIARARAGEGPTLIEALTYRFRGHSLADPDELRDRDEKEFWFARDPINKFFAYLTEHNLADSDELKAIDKKVQDLINDAVEFAQTSPEPDPSELYRYIYADD; this comes from the coding sequence ATGGTTAAGGAACGCACAGTACCTAGTTTTCAAGTCGATTCTGTAGTCATCACCCGAGAGGAAGGGTTGATGCTTTATGAGGATATGGTGCTAGGGCGCTTATTTGAGGACAAGTGCGCTGAAATGTACTACCGGGGTAAAATGTTCGGGTTTGTTCATCTTTACAATGGACAGGAAGCCGTCTCTACCGGGGTAATTCGCTCTATGCGCCGCGACCAGGATTTTGTCTGTAGTACCTATCGCGACCATGTACACGCCCTCAGTGCTGGAGTTACCGCACGAGAGGTTATGGCTGAATTGTTTGGTAAAGCCACTGGTTGCTCTAAGGGTCGTGGCGGTTCGATGCATATGTTCTCGTCTCAACATAATTTGCTCGGCGGCTTTGCTTTTGTGGCGGAAGGTATTCCTGTGGCTACGGGGGCGGCTTTTCAGAGTAAGTATCGCCGGGAAGTAATGGGAGATGAAAGTTCTGATACGGTCACGGCTTGCTTTTTTGGGGATGGAGCCTGCAACAATGGACAGTTCTATGAGTGCTTGAATATGGCAACTCTCTGGAAGTTACCTATTTTGTTTGTGGTGGAAAATAATAAGTGGGCTATTGGTATGGCTCATGAACGGGCGACTTCTGACCCGGAAATTTATAAGAAAGGCCCCGCTTTTGGAATGCCTGGTTATGAAGTTGATGGTATGGATGTTTTGGCGGTTCGAGAGGTGGCTCAAAAGGCGATCGCTAGAGCCCGTGCTGGTGAAGGTCCAACCCTGATTGAAGCGTTGACTTATCGTTTCCGAGGTCACTCTTTGGCTGACCCTGATGAATTGCGCGATCGCGATGAAAAAGAGTTTTGGTTTGCTCGTGACCCTATTAATAAGTTTTTCGCCTATTTGACTGAACATAATCTCGCTGATAGTGACGAGTTGAAGGCGATCGACAAAAAGGTTCAGGATCTCATTAATGACGCGGTTGAGTTTGCTCAGACTAGCCCTGAACCTGACCCTAGCGAGTTATATCGCTATATTTATGCTGACGACTAA
- a CDS encoding DUF4912 domain-containing protein, which translates to MAKERPPLEEMTLRQLRKVASEYSISRYSRMRKAQLLAAIQDIERQRFSSPSQSRTLEAKAEVEVAKFTLGQEEQTDDFLSSVDENLVELGSGYSESRVVLMARDPEWAYAYWDISSQQKEQFRRLGGQQLALRIYDVTGINLSNQSPHSVQEYPCDEMAREWYLPIPVSDRDYVIEIGYRCADGRWLAMARSQAVRIPPIYPSEWIDDQFITVSWGDELKGQTFAQLSPPGLSYGDRIYDDLFNLAKEAEAQRIAGSLFGSMHHVSSFQHGISSYIFPSGVGKWASGVGETMSGVGMSGVGLGVTQSGSALGYSMSGVGMSGVGLGVTQSGSALGYSMSGVGMTESGSALGYSMSGVGMSGVGLGYSMSGVGMSGVGLGITESGVGLGYSMSGVGMSGVGLGITESGVGLGYSMSGVGSGVGLGYSMSGVGMSGVGLGVTESGVGLGYSMSGVGSGVGLGYSMSGVGMSGVGLGVTESGVGLGYSMSGVGMSGVGLGYSMSGVGMSGVGLGVTESGVGLGYSISGVGMSGVGLGYSMSGVGMSGVGLGVTESGVGLGYSMSGVGMSGVGLGVTESGVGLGYSMSGVGMSGVGLGVTESGVGLGYSMSGVGMSGVGLGYSMSGVGMSGVGLGVTESGVGLGYSMSGVGMSGVGLGVTESGSALGYSMSGVGMSGVGMGYSMSGVGMTESGSALGYSMSGVGMSGVGMGYSMSGVGMTESGSALGYSMSGVGMSGVGMGYSMSGVGMTESGSALSYSMSGVGMSGVGMAERMSGIGFTMSGSALGYSMSGIGMSGIGMAASMPPIRPRKFWLVADAELIIYGATEPDAKVSIGGRPIQLNPDGTFRFQMYFPDGQFDYPIMAVAADGEQTRSIHMKFNRETPERHTNTREEAVLEWVG; encoded by the coding sequence ATGGCAAAAGAAAGACCCCCCTTGGAAGAAATGACATTGCGACAATTACGCAAAGTCGCCAGCGAGTACAGTATTTCTCGCTATAGCCGAATGCGTAAAGCCCAGCTTTTAGCTGCCATTCAAGATATTGAACGTCAAAGATTTTCATCCCCTAGTCAATCCCGTACTTTGGAGGCAAAAGCAGAAGTGGAAGTAGCAAAGTTTACATTAGGCCAGGAAGAACAAACAGATGATTTCCTGTCCTCAGTTGATGAAAATCTAGTGGAACTTGGCAGCGGATATAGTGAAAGTCGCGTAGTTCTGATGGCAAGAGACCCGGAATGGGCTTATGCTTACTGGGATATCTCCAGTCAACAAAAAGAACAATTCCGGCGATTAGGTGGGCAACAACTGGCTTTACGGATTTATGACGTAACAGGTATAAATCTCAGCAATCAGAGTCCCCACAGCGTTCAGGAATACCCTTGCGATGAAATGGCGCGGGAATGGTATTTACCAATTCCTGTAAGCGATCGCGATTATGTGATCGAAATTGGCTACCGTTGCGCTGATGGTCGCTGGTTAGCTATGGCCCGTTCCCAGGCGGTTCGGATTCCCCCCATTTATCCCTCTGAGTGGATTGATGACCAATTCATTACAGTATCTTGGGGTGATGAACTCAAAGGTCAAACTTTTGCCCAACTATCACCCCCTGGCTTATCTTATGGCGATCGCATTTACGACGACCTCTTCAATCTAGCCAAAGAAGCAGAAGCTCAACGCATCGCTGGTTCCCTATTTGGTTCCATGCACCATGTTTCCAGTTTCCAACATGGCATCAGTTCCTATATTTTCCCCTCTGGTGTCGGTAAGTGGGCATCAGGTGTCGGTGAAACTATGTCCGGTGTCGGAATGTCCGGTGTCGGCTTAGGCGTAACTCAATCCGGTTCCGCCCTAGGTTACTCCATGTCCGGTGTCGGAATGTCCGGTGTCGGCTTAGGCGTAACTCAATCCGGTTCCGCCCTAGGTTACTCCATGTCCGGTGTGGGAATGACTGAATCCGGTTCCGCCCTAGGCTATTCTATGTCCGGTGTCGGTATGTCCGGTGTCGGCTTAGGTTACTCCATGTCCGGTGTCGGAATGTCTGGTGTCGGCTTAGGGATAACAGAATCCGGTGTCGGTTTAGGTTACTCCATGTCCGGTGTCGGAATGTCTGGTGTCGGCTTAGGGATAACAGAATCCGGTGTCGGTTTAGGTTACTCCATGTCCGGTGTCGGGTCCGGTGTCGGCTTGGGCTACTCCATGTCCGGTGTCGGAATGTCCGGTGTCGGCTTAGGCGTAACAGAATCCGGTGTCGGTTTAGGTTACTCCATGTCCGGTGTCGGGTCCGGTGTCGGCTTGGGCTACTCCATGTCCGGTGTCGGAATGTCCGGTGTCGGCTTAGGCGTAACAGAATCCGGTGTCGGTTTAGGTTACTCCATGTCCGGTGTGGGAATGTCCGGTGTCGGTTTAGGTTACTCCATGTCCGGTGTCGGAATGTCCGGTGTCGGATTAGGCGTAACAGAATCCGGTGTCGGTTTAGGTTACTCCATATCCGGTGTCGGAATGTCCGGTGTCGGCTTAGGTTACTCCATGTCCGGTGTCGGAATGTCCGGTGTCGGCTTAGGCGTGACAGAATCCGGTGTCGGTTTAGGTTACTCCATGTCCGGTGTCGGAATGTCCGGTGTCGGCTTAGGCGTAACAGAATCCGGTGTCGGTTTAGGTTACTCCATGTCCGGTGTCGGAATGTCCGGTGTCGGATTAGGCGTAACAGAATCCGGTGTCGGTTTAGGTTACTCCATGTCCGGTGTCGGAATGTCCGGTGTCGGTTTAGGTTACTCCATGTCCGGTGTCGGAATGTCCGGTGTCGGATTAGGCGTAACAGAATCCGGTGTCGGTTTAGGTTACTCCATGTCCGGTGTCGGAATGTCCGGTGTCGGATTAGGCGTAACAGAATCCGGTTCCGCCCTAGGCTATTCTATGTCCGGCGTGGGAATGTCCGGTGTCGGTATGGGTTACTCCATGTCCGGCGTGGGAATGACCGAATCCGGTTCCGCCCTAGGCTACTCTATGTCCGGTGTGGGAATGTCCGGTGTCGGTATGGGTTACTCCATGTCCGGCGTGGGAATGACCGAATCCGGTTCCGCCCTAGGCTACTCTATGTCCGGTGTCGGAATGTCCGGTGTCGGTATGGGTTACTCCATGTCCGGCGTGGGAATGACCGAATCCGGTTCCGCCCTAAGCTACTCCATGTCCGGCGTGGGAATGTCCGGTGTCGGAATGGCGGAAAGGATGTCTGGTATCGGTTTCACTATGTCCGGTTCCGCCCTAGGCTACTCTATGTCCGGTATCGGGATGTCTGGTATTGGGATGGCTGCATCAATGCCTCCCATTCGTCCCCGTAAATTCTGGTTGGTGGCTGATGCTGAGTTAATCATTTATGGTGCAACTGAGCCTGATGCTAAGGTTAGTATTGGCGGACGACCGATTCAACTCAATCCTGATGGTACGTTCCGATTCCAAATGTATTTCCCTGATGGTCAATTTGACTATCCAATTATGGCTGTTGCTGCTGATGGTGAGCAAACCCGTTCGATTCACATGAAGTTTAATCGTGAAACTCCCGAACGTCACACTAATACCCGCGAGGAAGCCGTTTTAGAGTGGGTGGGTTAG
- a CDS encoding M42 family metallopeptidase, whose protein sequence is MEFDQLFATIEQLVMCHSPSGDESEIDGFLLDRFSDLGVKVWKDQAENVIAEIPGQNPDVAIAITGHKDEIGAIVNNIEPNGRVRIRKLGGSFPWVYGEGVVDLRGDNQTISGILSFGSRHISHESPQKSFQTEKALTWEDAWVETLRSPQDLQAAGVHPGTRVVVGKHRKKPFRMGDYIASYTLDNKASLAILLELAKQIKNPPVTVYLVASAKEEVGAIGALYFTNRTRLDALIALEICPLAPEYPIESGEKPVLLSQDGYGIYDEGLNAELRKASQRVNVSIQSAIIRGFGSDASIAMKFGHISRAACLSFPTQNTHGFEIAHLGAISHCTSILLSYCQGL, encoded by the coding sequence TTGGAATTTGACCAACTATTTGCCACTATTGAACAGTTAGTGATGTGTCACTCTCCTAGTGGCGACGAGTCCGAAATAGATGGCTTCCTGCTCGATCGCTTTTCGGATTTGGGGGTGAAGGTGTGGAAAGACCAGGCGGAAAATGTCATCGCTGAAATACCTGGTCAAAATCCTGATGTGGCGATCGCTATTACCGGACATAAAGATGAGATAGGCGCTATTGTTAATAATATTGAACCTAACGGACGGGTCAGGATTCGGAAATTAGGGGGATCTTTTCCTTGGGTTTATGGTGAGGGAGTCGTAGACCTACGGGGAGATAATCAGACAATTTCAGGCATTCTTAGCTTTGGTTCCCGCCATATTTCCCATGAGTCCCCCCAAAAGTCTTTTCAGACTGAGAAGGCGTTAACCTGGGAGGATGCTTGGGTAGAAACTCTGCGATCGCCACAGGATTTACAAGCAGCCGGGGTGCATCCTGGTACTCGTGTAGTAGTAGGAAAACATCGCAAAAAACCTTTCCGCATGGGGGACTATATCGCTAGTTATACCCTCGACAATAAAGCCTCTTTGGCGATTTTATTAGAGTTGGCTAAACAGATTAAAAATCCTCCGGTAACCGTCTATTTGGTAGCCTCTGCTAAGGAAGAAGTGGGGGCGATCGGCGCTTTATATTTTACTAATCGCACCCGTCTGGATGCCTTAATTGCTTTAGAAATTTGTCCCCTAGCGCCAGAATATCCCATAGAATCTGGTGAGAAACCCGTGCTATTATCTCAAGATGGTTATGGCATTTATGATGAGGGGTTAAATGCTGAATTACGGAAAGCATCTCAGCGAGTAAATGTATCGATTCAATCGGCAATTATTCGGGGGTTTGGTAGTGATGCTTCTATTGCTATGAAGTTTGGGCATATTTCTAGGGCGGCTTGTTTGAGTTTTCCTACCCAAAATACTCATGGATTTGAGATTGCTCATTTAGGGGCAATTTCTCATTGCACTAGCATTTTGTTGAGTTATTGTCAAGGGTTATAA
- a CDS encoding diacylglycerol/polyprenol kinase family protein: MLSDLTANPNIWLHISLVGLWLALVLIIAEGLNRLFSVDPEISRKVVHIGTGNVILLAWWLDIPASIGIAAGVLSAAIALISLKVPILPSVNSVGRQSLGTFFYAISIGILIACFWPRQQPHYAALGILVMTWGDGLAATIGQKFGYHKYQIWGSQKSWEGSLTMTLTSFIISTLILLPVYGNTWQIWSISLAVALGATLLEMVSKLGIDNLTVPLGSAAIAFFLHQLS; the protein is encoded by the coding sequence ATGCTTTCTGATTTAACTGCAAATCCCAACATTTGGCTTCATATCTCTCTGGTGGGTCTATGGTTAGCCTTAGTCCTGATTATTGCTGAAGGACTCAACCGCCTATTTTCGGTAGATCCAGAAATATCCCGAAAGGTGGTGCATATTGGGACCGGAAACGTGATTTTATTAGCTTGGTGGCTGGATATCCCCGCTTCCATCGGTATAGCAGCCGGGGTATTATCAGCAGCGATCGCCTTAATTTCCCTAAAAGTCCCCATTCTCCCCAGTGTTAATAGTGTCGGTCGCCAAAGTTTAGGGACATTTTTTTACGCCATCAGCATTGGTATTCTGATCGCCTGTTTTTGGCCGCGCCAACAACCCCACTACGCCGCCCTAGGTATTTTAGTCATGACCTGGGGAGATGGTCTCGCCGCCACCATAGGTCAGAAATTCGGTTACCATAAATATCAGATCTGGGGAAGCCAAAAAAGTTGGGAAGGTTCCCTCACCATGACTTTAACCAGTTTTATAATATCCACCCTAATTTTACTGCCAGTCTATGGTAACACCTGGCAAATTTGGAGTATCTCCCTAGCCGTCGCCCTCGGTGCTACCCTGTTGGAAATGGTATCTAAATTAGGTATTGATAATTTAACCGTTCCCCTCGGTAGCGCGGCGATCGCCTTCTTTCTCCATCAACTTTCTTAA